One genomic segment of Panicum virgatum strain AP13 chromosome 2N, P.virgatum_v5, whole genome shotgun sequence includes these proteins:
- the LOC120662935 gene encoding VQ motif-containing protein 22-like: MASTASDSPPLSPAAPASSFLDDHPIFLDPGTSSFFPATTSREPLPPARGSSAAARKPPRKRPRASRRPPTTVLTTDTSNFRAMVQEFTGIPEPAPFAPHGPHLGPGVLFGAPHHAAAGTRAPFELLMRPSPLKLPGAPNASPPAGSFAHSLFPNSSNPPDPAGSSSELLYSGFAPALSGAVPRYDGGFGAAEDERVGHDHGLFSSLLHAGDRYHSH, encoded by the coding sequence ATGGCCTCCACCGCCAGCGACAGCCCTCCGTTATCCCCGGCCGCGCCGGCCTCTTCTTTCCTAGACGACCATCCGATCTTCCTCGACCCGGgcacctcctccttcttccccgCGACCACCTCGCGAGAGCCCCTGCCGCCTGCCCGGGGCTCATCGGCCGCGGCGCGCAAGCCGCCGCGGAAGCGCCCGCGGGCGTCGCGCCGGCCGCCCACCACCGTGCTCACCACCGACACTTCCAACTTCCGCGCCATGGTGCAGGAATTCACCGGCATCCCCGAGCCGGCGCCGTTTGCGCCCCACGGCCCCCACCTCGGCCCCGGCGTGCTCTTCGGCGCCCCCCACCACGCCGCGGCGGGCACGCGCGCGCCCTTCGAGCTGCTGATGCGCCCGTCGCCTCTCAAGCTCCCCGGTGCGCCCAACGCCTCGCCTCCCGCCGGTTCATTCGCGCACTCCCTGTTCCCCAACAGCAGCAACCCGCCGGATCCAGCTGGCTCGAGCTCTGAATTATTGTACAGCGGCTTCGCGCCGGCGCTCTCCGGTGCCGTCCCGCGATacgacggcggcttcggggcagCGGAAGACGAGAGGGTGGGACATGACCACGGTCTCTTCTCGTCTTTGTTGCACGCCGGGGATAGGTACCACAGCCACTAG